The stretch of DNA CtgttcttcacgagccttagccaaatctgcttggaggtcctttataacctcgtccttttggccgcaaagaagccgcagagcatctctctcccccgagaccttctgaagctcgacctcacactggctaaggtcgGCTCGAAACTTGCTAATGGCCTACACAGAAAGGAAAAAACATAAGTCAGGttagaaaagaacgaagaaaccaagcgcggtaaaatcattacccgagaaatgaaacgttgggcctcttctaggagaagagaggcgtcactaatatcggaggcatcatcgactccagtaaagaaaTCTCGAAAatgatcccctacactagagcctccgcccatatcggggggtgttcaattctcgagcttcctttaacgcctcctcagaaaaggtcggaGGAGAAGGCAAATGACCTACTATCATGGTCCCAAGCGAATCGCTCGGGATGCTCTGATTGAGACTCGGGGTATTGGAACTGGCCCCGACCGATGTAACCGTCATCGGCTCAGAAGGTCTGacgacctcgatagctttcgcagatcggaCCACCAAAGCCAAAgcatattcttcttcttcttcttcttcttcttattcgtcttctctcagtcgttggaccgagtccatcgaaaGAGTGATTGCCTTCCTCCTTAcctttcgagttttgggcttgagaTTCTTTGACCGAGAGACAGATTTTTGCTTTTTATCTATCCCCGATTTCGGGACCGGGGACTCggttccttcctcaccactcgaaggcctcaaaacagCATCCTTCATTATGCCCGCATGAAAGGAAGTCagtaacgaatggagcataaaaaacGTTTTGAAAAACATGAGAAGTTacccttaccgtgatttttggcctcccacctacCTTTCTctaaatcacgccaagcgcgtttggcataagaggaagtcgaggctaacttccgaacccaatcctcgaggtcgggtaccgcttgtggcatctaAGAGGCAGCTGTATATCGGAGGGAGATATCAGATAGAATCAGAGAAAGAGACAAAAAGCAATGCCTTataaaaatcacttacggtcgaaatttcattcctcggggaacatcatcttctcttccgggataagatcacgggtcctcactcgaatataacggcccatccaaccccgatccttgtcttcgtcgatgctcaaCATTAAAGCTTTCGATGCCCGACGCTGGAGcatgattagtcctcgaaagatttgaggctgatacaatcgtatgaggtcaTTTAGGGTGAAATCCAGCCCCCTggccttgttggagaagaagcgaagtaagatTACTATGCACCATAGAGAaagatgaatttgaccgagggtgacctgatatcttttgcaaaaatcaatgatcactgggtcgacgggacccaacgtgaagaggtaagtataaacacttaaaaacccctccacatgagtgatgaTGCTCTCTTCAGAAGAGGGAATTTGGAacacaacctcgggaccccagttgcagtctttcctcacagcctcgagatggccctctgttatcgagcacatgtacatcgacacatgctcacatcgacccggacccgatgaaggattttcaacctta from Nicotiana tomentosiformis chromosome 11, ASM39032v3, whole genome shotgun sequence encodes:
- the LOC138901143 gene encoding uncharacterized protein — its product is MGGGSSVGDHFRDFFTGVDDASDISDASLLLEEAQRFISRAISKFRADLSQCEVELQKVSGERDALRLLCGQKDEVIKDLQADLAKAREEQTELDKQLSLVLLEYGFGPTVEADPSLSQLQQKLRSVKKKGSAQAKRIEELETRLVEAKAEIESSKVMADKSIAVYRADAEAA